In a genomic window of Pseudoliparis swirei isolate HS2019 ecotype Mariana Trench chromosome 20, NWPU_hadal_v1, whole genome shotgun sequence:
- the LOC130210559 gene encoding uncharacterized protein LOC130210559, translated as MDDVDPQGADITDEDQEYQEDADDVTEKDADDITDEDQEYQEDADDAVADEDEADDAVADQDEADDAVADQDEADDAVADQDEADDFDPARVEADGMQRGQDRQPVFRLPACTPSSAVRVQDPGQPNHPQFHLFPSTPTHYRFNTCRPCDFPEIEELGGWVGVPHDRSHAPIPITNRKRLSPGEAGIVTEPLYAIWHENYQYLQRWAITHPFFTGYPPANSLTGLQILWDLSLGNAQKDKLQVRQYNWPYQAVEDWAVISTVTQCSTVSGLQITLGMDVVICTGAPCPFDIAPTFYGMKEWESVSQNGLELHTSRPQYPPSSPPVLRWAQREREEREAAPLLPPPDAREIAGDREIHRRLAKKIKFYQTMARSRAVRPGQDEDLAWEGK; from the coding sequence ATGGACGACGTTGACCCACAGGGAGCAGACATCACAGACGAGGACCAGGAGTACCAGGAGGACGCAGACGACGTCACAGAGAAAGACGCAGACGACATCACAGACGAGGACCAGGAGTACCAGGAGGACGCAGACGATGCTGTCGCAGACGAGGATGAAGCAGACGATGCTGTcgcagaccaggatgaagcagacgaTGCTGTcgcagaccaggatgaagcagacgaTGCTGTCGCAGACCAGGACGAGGCAGACGACTTTGACCCAGCCAGGGTTGAAGCAGATGGGATGCAGCGGGGACAGGATCGTCAACCAGTTTTCAGGCTGCCAGCCTGCACCCCATCATCGGCCGTCAGAGTGCAAGACCCGGGCCAGCCTAACCAccctcaatttcacctctttccttccacACCTACACATTACAGATTCAATACATGCAGACCCTGTGACTTCCCCGAGATCGAAGAGTTAGGTGGGTGGGTCGGAGTGCCACACGACAGGAGccacgcccctattcccatcACGAACCGAAAGAGACTCTCACCTGGAGAAGCAGGTATCGTGACAGAGCCGCTGTACGCGATATGGCACGAGAATTATCAGTACCTACAACGTTGGGCTATCACACATCCCTTTTTCACTGGTTACCCTCCCGCAAACAGTCTCACAGGGTTGCAGATCCTATGGGATCTCAGTTTAGGCAACGCCCAGAAGGACAAACTTCAGGTCAGACAGTACAACTGGCCATACCAAGCAGTCGAGGACTGGGCGGTCATTAGTACGGTAACACAGTGCTCCACGGTTTCTGGCCTACAGATAACTCTGGGTATGGATGTTGTGATATGTACCGGAGCTCCCTGTCCCTTTGACATAGCCCCAACTTTCTATGGGATGAAAGAATGGGAGAGCGTGTCACAAAATGGACTTGAGCTCCATACAAGCAGGCCTCAGTACCCGCCTTCTTCCCCTCCCGTTCTCCGTTGGGCAcagcgagagcgagaggagagggaagcagcccctctccttcccccacCGGATGCTAGGGAGATAGCCGGGGACAGGGAGATCCATAGGCGcctggcaaagaaaataaagttcTACCAGACAATGGCACGTAGCCGTGCAGTGCGGCCAGGCCAAGATGAAGATCTGGCATGggaagggaaataa